The Spirosoma foliorum genome has a window encoding:
- a CDS encoding sulfatase-like hydrolase/transferase yields the protein MTIRLVLPIIGLVLLFSSFGPSRPTTTQKQTNRPPNIILILIDDMGSADVGCYRSSNSASQLPPTPNIDRLAAEGIKFTNYYSAAPICSPSRVGLLTGNVPGKWRITSFLAERKHNRTCEQADFLDASAPSVARELKTAGYTTAHFGKWHMGGGRDVDNAPGIRQYGFDEYASTWESPDPDPLLTSTNWIWAKSDSVKRWNRTAYFVDKTLDFLKRNPSKPCYINLWPDDVHTPWVPDETTLNEFPKGTEKPREFNAVLADLDVQIGRLMAGLKALGIDDNTLVMFTSDNGALPTFQGKRSGEFRGSKLSLYEGGIRMPFIVRYPAKTPKGRTDNQSVISAIDLRPTLLSLAGKKGSRGDGENVAAVLVGKPASRKKPLFWEYGRNNESFRYPEGRDKSPNLAMREGNWKLLVNADGSGAELYNLSTDPSEQTDVSSQNAKLVNDLKAKVLAWRSGLAK from the coding sequence ATGACTATTCGACTGGTACTTCCGATAATCGGCCTAGTTCTGCTGTTTAGTAGCTTTGGACCTTCAAGACCAACGACGACGCAGAAGCAAACGAACCGTCCGCCCAATATCATTCTGATTCTGATCGACGATATGGGTTCGGCTGATGTGGGTTGTTATCGATCGAGTAATTCAGCCAGCCAGTTACCACCTACGCCCAACATCGACCGATTGGCCGCCGAGGGCATTAAATTCACCAACTATTATAGCGCGGCCCCGATATGCTCGCCTTCGCGAGTGGGTCTTCTGACGGGAAATGTTCCCGGCAAATGGCGCATTACTTCGTTTCTGGCTGAGCGGAAACACAACCGCACCTGCGAACAAGCCGATTTTCTGGACGCTTCGGCGCCATCGGTAGCCCGTGAACTTAAAACGGCAGGTTATACGACAGCGCATTTTGGCAAATGGCACATGGGAGGTGGGCGCGATGTCGACAATGCGCCCGGTATCCGCCAATACGGTTTCGATGAATATGCCAGTACCTGGGAAAGCCCCGATCCAGATCCACTACTTACGTCGACCAATTGGATTTGGGCTAAATCGGATAGTGTGAAACGTTGGAACCGCACGGCCTACTTTGTTGATAAAACGCTCGATTTCCTGAAGCGTAATCCCAGTAAACCCTGTTATATCAACCTCTGGCCCGACGATGTTCATACACCCTGGGTTCCTGATGAAACAACTCTCAACGAGTTTCCCAAAGGAACCGAAAAGCCGCGCGAATTCAATGCCGTACTAGCCGACCTCGATGTGCAGATTGGTCGGTTGATGGCGGGCTTGAAAGCCTTGGGCATCGACGACAATACGCTTGTTATGTTCACGAGCGACAACGGTGCGCTACCCACTTTTCAGGGAAAACGGTCAGGTGAATTCCGGGGCAGTAAGCTCTCGCTTTACGAAGGTGGCATCCGTATGCCTTTCATTGTTCGCTATCCGGCCAAAACTCCAAAAGGCCGCACTGATAACCAGTCTGTCATAAGTGCAATTGACTTACGGCCTACCTTACTGAGTCTGGCAGGTAAAAAGGGGAGCCGGGGCGACGGCGAGAATGTGGCAGCAGTACTAGTAGGAAAACCAGCTAGTCGAAAAAAGCCCCTTTTCTGGGAATATGGCCGCAATAACGAATCGTTTCGTTATCCGGAAGGTCGCGACAAAAGTCCGAATCTGGCCATGCGAGAAGGAAACTGGAAACTGCTCGTCAACGCCGACGGCTCCGGTGCTGAACTCTATAACCTAAGCACCGACCCCTCCGAACAAACGGATGTATCCAGTCAAAACGCGAAGCTGGTGAACGATTTAAAAGCCAAAGTACTAGCCTGGCGGTCGGGATTGGCAAAATAA
- a CDS encoding Crp/Fnr family transcriptional regulator — protein MDALDPFIRHIQARVALTDEELQELLAAFKLKKVKKKQFIIQPDFVATHRSYVLQGALRSYVVDQSGAEHTIQFALEDWWISDYNSYLYQKPATLFVVALEDSTLVQIDYENEQRLKAANHKFETFFRIGAERTAAYHQRRIISALTRTAEERYTDFLEAYPTAAQRLPQYAIASYLGMTTEFLSKIRHDKVKRKS, from the coding sequence ATGGACGCACTTGATCCGTTCATTCGGCACATTCAGGCACGAGTTGCGTTGACTGACGAAGAGCTGCAGGAACTGCTTGCAGCCTTTAAACTGAAAAAGGTTAAGAAGAAACAGTTTATCATTCAACCAGATTTTGTGGCCACGCATAGGAGCTATGTGTTGCAGGGTGCCTTACGATCGTATGTCGTTGATCAAAGTGGTGCTGAACACACAATACAGTTTGCGTTGGAGGACTGGTGGATATCGGACTATAACAGCTATTTATACCAAAAGCCAGCTACTCTGTTCGTTGTAGCGCTGGAAGACAGCACCTTAGTGCAAATAGACTACGAGAACGAGCAGCGCCTTAAAGCCGCGAATCATAAATTCGAGACATTTTTTAGAATTGGTGCCGAACGAACAGCAGCTTATCACCAACGGCGGATTATTTCAGCCCTGACCCGCACAGCCGAAGAACGGTATACTGATTTTCTGGAAGCCTATCCTACGGCAGCGCAGCGTTTGCCACAATATGCAATTGCTTCCTATTTGGGGATGACGACCGAGTTTCTTTCTAAAATCAGGCATGACAAGGTTAAGCGAAAAAGTTGA